TCCCGTTCATCCTGAAGTTCAACCACAGCGAGCTCATCACGTACCCGAACAAGTTCGACCAGATCCTCTTCGCGAGCATGCAGCAGGCGTTCGACATGGGCTGCGTCGGCGTCGGCGCGACGATCTACTTCGGCTCGGACGGCGGCAGCCGCCAGCTGCAGGAGGTCGCGCGCGCCTTCGAGCGCGCCCACGAGCTCGGCATGTTCACCGTGCTCTGGTGCTACCTCCGCAACAACGCCTTCAAGACCAAGGAGGCCGACTACCACGAGTCGGCCGATCTCACCGGCCAGGCGAACCACATCGGCACGACGATCCAGGCCGACATCATCAAGCAGAAGCTTCCGACCAACAACGGCGGCTACACGGCGCTGAACTTCGGGAAGACGCACGACAAGGTCTACTCGCAGCTCACGAGCGCCCACCCGATCGATCTCTGCCGCTATCAGGTCGCGAACTGCTACATGGGCCGCAGCGGCCTCATCAACTCGGGCGGCGCGTCCGGGAAGAACGACCTCGCCGACGCGGCCTTCACCGCCGTCGTCAACAAGCGCGCCGGCGGCACCGGGCTCATCTCGGGCCGCAAGGCCTTCCAGAAGCCCATGAAGCAGGGCGTGGAGATCCTGAACACGATTCAGGACGTCTACCTCTGCAAGGAGATCGGCCTCGCCTAGGTACCGCCGACGAACCGGACGCCGATCAGGCGACCCCGAGGGAACGCCCGTCGCCGGAACGTCCGACGGTGCGCCGGAGGCGTCCGCCTCCGAGAGCTCCGCGGCCGCGCCGTCCCCGGAGCCGGCGGCCGCCGCCTTCACGACCGGCGCGGCGCTCCCGAGCGGCGGCGCGCCGATCGACGACGCGCCGGCCGCGCTCGACGCCGCCGTGCGCCCCGAGGGCGGACAACGGCCGCCCGGACCCCGCCGCCGTCGTCGCCGCGGCGGCCGCCGCACGTGCCCGAACGTCGGCGCGGGTAGCAACGGCGAGTCGCCGCCGGTCGAGACCACTGCGGGGCTCGACGCCGTCCAGGCGGCAGAGCAGCCGGCGCCCGAGGGCGCGCCGCAGAACGGCCCACAACCGGGGAGCGGCCGCCGGCGCCGCCGCCGGCGCAAGCGCCGCGGGCACGGCGCCGGCCAGCCGGGCTACGGTGCGCCGTCGAGCGCGGTCGAGGCGGCCGCGCGGCGGCTCGGGCTCCATCGCCTCTACCCCGAGCAGCAACGCATCGTCGCCGAAGCGTCGGCGGGCCGCGACGTGCTGGTGGTGCTGCCGACCGGTTACGGCAAGTCGGCCTGCTACCAGATCCCGTCGATGACGCTGGCGAAGCCCGTCGTGCTCTGCTCGCCGCTGCTGGCGCTCCTCGAGGACCAGCACACCAAGCTCCAGAAGCTCGACGTCCCGGTCATCCGCCTCGACGGCACGATCCGCGGCAGGGCGCGTAAGGCCGCCTTCGAGCGCCTCGAGGCCGGCGGTCCGATCCTCCTCATGACGACGCCCGAGACGCTCGGTTCACCCGAGCTCCTCGCGTCGCTCGGGAAGACCGGCATCGGGCTCGCCGCCGTCGACGAGGCGCACTGCATCTCGGAGTGGGGCCACGACTTCCGCCCGGCGTAT
The DNA window shown above is from Deltaproteobacteria bacterium and carries:
- a CDS encoding class I fructose-bisphosphate aldolase, producing MLGKIQELLGSNADSLLRHSCTTISKDLLHAPGPDFLERVWIDSDRKPPVLRNLQTMFGHGRLAGTGYLSILPVDQGIEHSGGASFAPNPIYFDPKSIVELAIEGGCNAVASTLGVLGAVAKRYAHRVPFILKFNHSELITYPNKFDQILFASMQQAFDMGCVGVGATIYFGSDGGSRQLQEVARAFERAHELGMFTVLWCYLRNNAFKTKEADYHESADLTGQANHIGTTIQADIIKQKLPTNNGGYTALNFGKTHDKVYSQLTSAHPIDLCRYQVANCYMGRSGLINSGGASGKNDLADAAFTAVVNKRAGGTGLISGRKAFQKPMKQGVEILNTIQDVYLCKEIGLA